The following coding sequences are from one Geoalkalibacter sp. window:
- a CDS encoding isoprenylcysteine carboxyl methyltransferase family protein, giving the protein MERGLELVIARRNRRALLQRGGVELYPESYRAILMLHCLFFLALLLESHPWRIPLDGLTLFCLISLALLQILRYACIHSLGPFWNTRILVLPGAPRVRRGPYRFLKHPNYLVVVLEFALIPLLMRAPLTLVAFSLANLIILQRRIRLEERALASAKTGK; this is encoded by the coding sequence ATGGAACGCGGCCTGGAACTGGTCATCGCCCGCCGCAACCGCCGCGCTCTGCTCCAGCGAGGCGGCGTCGAACTCTATCCCGAAAGCTATCGCGCCATCCTGATGCTGCACTGCCTGTTTTTTCTCGCCCTGCTGCTCGAATCACATCCCTGGCGCATCCCTCTCGACGGCCTCACCCTGTTCTGCCTGATCAGCCTGGCCCTGCTGCAAATCTTGCGCTATGCCTGCATCCACAGTCTCGGCCCGTTCTGGAACACCCGCATTCTCGTGCTGCCCGGCGCGCCCCGCGTTCGCCGCGGACCCTACCGTTTCCTGAAGCATCCCAACTATCTGGTGGTGGTTCTGGAGTTCGCGCTCATCCCGCTGCTCATGCGCGCGCCCCTGACCCTGGTCGCTTTTTCCCTCGCCAACCTGATCATCCTGCAACGCCGGATTCGTTTGGAGGAGCGGGCTCTAGCTTCAGCCAAAACCGGAAAGTAA
- a CDS encoding DUF6364 family protein yields the protein MNAKLTLSLEKQVIDEAKKYARRRRKSLSKMVESYLRQVARAEMEENAITPLVAELSGILDPDKAERRRKEYGDYLEEKYR from the coding sequence ATGAACGCAAAACTGACCCTGAGTCTCGAAAAGCAAGTGATCGACGAGGCAAAAAAATACGCTCGTCGACGCCGTAAAAGCCTGTCAAAAATGGTCGAGAGCTATTTACGGCAGGTGGCGCGGGCCGAAATGGAGGAAAACGCCATCACGCCTCTGGTTGCCGAGCTTTCCGGTATTCTTGATCCCGACAAGGCCGAGCGGCGGCGCAAGGAATACGGCGACTATCTTGAGGAGAAATACCGGTGA
- a CDS encoding PIN domain-containing protein, translating into MSERVFIDTDIILDLLSRREPFYPAAAALFSLAERGEVRACVSSLCFANLFYILRKELSAPRAIKVLKKLQQIVTVLPVDNLIVSQALDSGFRDFEDALQYHAVLAAAIPCLVTRNGRNYPNPEIPVLSAEEFLAQRAMG; encoded by the coding sequence GTGAGTGAGCGCGTTTTCATCGACACCGATATCATTCTCGATCTGCTGAGCCGCCGAGAGCCCTTCTATCCCGCCGCGGCCGCCCTGTTTTCCCTGGCGGAGCGCGGCGAGGTGCGCGCATGTGTTTCCTCCCTCTGTTTTGCCAACCTCTTTTACATTCTGCGCAAGGAACTTTCGGCGCCGCGCGCCATCAAGGTTTTGAAAAAGCTCCAACAAATCGTCACTGTTCTTCCCGTCGACAACCTCATCGTCAGCCAGGCGCTCGACTCAGGTTTTCGTGATTTCGAGGACGCCCTTCAATACCACGCGGTCCTTGCCGCCGCCATCCCCTGCCTTGTCACCCGCAACGGCCGCAACTATCCCAACCCCGAGATTCCCGTCCTGTCGGCGGAAGAATTTCTCGCGCAGCGCGCGATGGGTTGA